A window from Eubalaena glacialis isolate mEubGla1 chromosome 1, mEubGla1.1.hap2.+ XY, whole genome shotgun sequence encodes these proteins:
- the TOMM20 gene encoding mitochondrial import receptor subunit TOM20 homolog, which yields MVGRNSAIAAGVCGALFIGYCIYFDRKRRSDPNFKNRLRERRKKQKLAKERAGLSKLPDLKDAEAVQKFFLEEIQLGEELLAQGEYEKGVDHLTNAIAVCGQPQQLLQVLQQTLPPPVFQMLLTKLPTISQRIVSAQSLAEDDVE from the exons ATGGTGGGCCGGAACAGCGCCATCGCCGCCGGCGTGTGCGGGGCCCTTTTCATCGGGTACTGCATTTACTTCGACCGCAAGAGACGGAGTGACCCCAACTTCAAGAACAGGCTGCGGGAAC gaagaaagaaacagaagcttgccAAGGAGAGAGCTGGACTTTCCAAG TTACCTGACCTTAAAGATGCTGAAGCCGTTCAGAAATTCTTCCTCGAAGAAATACAGCTTGGTGAAGAGTTACTAGCTCAAG GTGAATATGAGAAGGGTGTGGACCATCTGACAAATGCAATTGCTGTGTGTGGACAGCCACAGCAGTTACTGCAAGTGTTGCAGCAAACTCTTCCACCACCAGTGTTCCAGATGCTTCTGACTAAGCTCCCAACAATTAGTCAG agaATTGTAAGTGCTCAGAGCTTGGCTGAAGATGATGtggaatga